The following proteins are encoded in a genomic region of Pelodictyon phaeoclathratiforme BU-1:
- a CDS encoding CTP synthase has translation MARPKNVKHIFVTGGVISSLGKGILSASLGMLLKSRGLKVAIQKYDPYINVDPGTMSPYQHGEVYVTDDGAETDLDLGHYERFLDESTTQSSNLTMGRVYKSVIDKERRGEYLGATVQVVPHVIDEIKDRMAEQAKNGDLDVLITEIGGTIGDIESLPFLEAMRQMKLEMGDSNLLNIHLTFVPYIKAASELKTKPTQHSVKMLLGVGIQPDILVCRSEKPLSREIKNKVGHFCNVNELDVIGLNDCDTIYEVPLMLLKEKLDLRVLKKLGLKKYKEPTLDYWRDFCNKVKFPQDGEVTIGICGKYTEYPDAYKSIIESFIHAGASNNVKVNVKLLRAEDAELNAFDFAKELEGINGILVAPGFGDRGIEGKIKYIQYAREHNVPFLGICLGMQCASIEFARNVCGLQDANSTEFNKRTRFPVIDLMAHQKKVKEKGGTMRLGSYPCIISEGSKAYAVYHKFLINERHRHRYEFNNAYRKNFEESGMVFSGTSPNGELVEIIELKNHRWFVAVQFHPELKSRVQKVHPVFHGFVAAAKEYAHGVHQMDLVVEMPSLVPVLTEPTQ, from the coding sequence ATGGCTCGACCGAAAAATGTGAAACATATTTTTGTGACCGGCGGGGTGATCTCCTCGCTCGGCAAAGGGATTCTGTCGGCCTCTCTCGGGATGCTGCTGAAGTCGCGTGGCCTGAAGGTGGCTATACAGAAATATGATCCCTATATCAATGTTGACCCTGGTACGATGTCGCCCTACCAGCACGGGGAGGTCTATGTGACTGATGATGGAGCTGAGACGGACCTTGATCTTGGCCATTACGAACGTTTTCTCGATGAGTCGACGACGCAGTCTTCAAATCTGACGATGGGGCGGGTCTATAAATCGGTTATCGACAAGGAGCGTCGAGGCGAATATCTTGGGGCAACGGTTCAGGTTGTGCCACATGTGATTGATGAGATCAAGGATCGGATGGCCGAGCAGGCTAAAAACGGGGATCTTGATGTGCTTATTACCGAGATCGGCGGGACGATTGGCGATATCGAGTCGCTCCCTTTTCTTGAAGCGATGCGGCAGATGAAGCTTGAGATGGGTGACAGCAACCTGCTGAATATTCATCTCACCTTTGTGCCCTACATCAAGGCTGCCAGTGAACTGAAAACGAAACCAACCCAGCACAGTGTGAAAATGTTGCTTGGTGTGGGTATTCAGCCTGATATTCTCGTTTGTCGCAGTGAAAAACCACTCTCGCGCGAAATCAAGAACAAAGTCGGCCATTTCTGTAATGTCAATGAACTCGATGTTATCGGTCTGAACGATTGTGATACGATTTATGAGGTGCCGTTGATGCTCCTCAAGGAAAAGCTTGATCTGCGCGTGCTTAAAAAGCTTGGATTGAAGAAGTATAAGGAGCCGACACTTGATTACTGGCGGGACTTCTGCAACAAGGTCAAGTTTCCGCAGGATGGTGAGGTTACCATCGGGATATGCGGCAAGTATACGGAGTATCCTGACGCCTACAAGTCCATTATCGAATCCTTTATTCATGCGGGGGCGAGTAATAACGTCAAGGTTAACGTCAAGTTGCTCCGGGCAGAGGATGCCGAGCTGAATGCCTTTGATTTTGCCAAGGAGCTGGAGGGGATTAATGGTATTCTTGTTGCCCCAGGTTTTGGTGATCGGGGGATTGAGGGGAAGATTAAGTATATCCAGTATGCGCGGGAGCATAATGTTCCTTTTCTTGGAATCTGTTTGGGTATGCAGTGTGCTTCCATTGAGTTTGCGCGGAATGTCTGTGGTCTGCAGGATGCCAACTCTACGGAGTTTAACAAGCGAACCCGCTTTCCGGTTATTGACCTCATGGCACATCAGAAAAAGGTGAAGGAGAAGGGCGGAACCATGCGTCTTGGCAGTTATCCCTGCATTATCTCGGAGGGCTCGAAGGCCTACGCGGTCTATCATAAGTTTCTTATCAATGAGCGGCATCGGCATCGCTATGAGTTCAACAATGCCTATCGTAAAAACTTTGAAGAGAGCGGGATGGTTTTTTCCGGCACCTCGCCGAACGGAGAGCTGGTTGAGATCATCGAGCTTAAGAATCATCGCTGGTTTGTGGCGGTACAGTTCCATCCTGAGCTGAAATCGAGGGTTCAGAAGGTTCATCCCGTGTTTCATGGTTTTGTTGCTGCAGCGAAGGAGTACGCCCATGGCGTTCATCAGATGGATCTGGTCGTTGAGATGCCTTCATTGGTGCCAGTTTTAACTGAACCGACACAATAA
- a CDS encoding DUF1015 domain-containing protein, translating to MPEIIPFNGILYSPELLKSASELICPPYDVISAAFQQRLYGSSPYNAIRLELPLEADPYSAAAERLAEWLQGGELQNDSVPAIYPYFQTFEDSDGVSHTRCGFFAAMRLYDFSEKKVLPHEKTLSGPKADRLNLFRKTKTNISGIFGLYADESKTADCLMKAFTESHEPIVDAHFEGVSNRLWRITDPEIVGQFQQSLQDRAVYIADGHHRYDTGVNYRNERAAANPSHTGQEPYNFILTYLANIHDEGLLIFPIHRLVHSLEGFDAALLKSRLAEFFTVTELHDRAALKAFLDGEPSSYAYGVVTSGMVLGICLKTDPKPLLDPARPEALQRLGLVLLHDLILFRLLGISQEAMAKQSNLTYVKDDREVFDAIDSGKVQVGFVVKPTTVEQVLSVSETGEVMPQKSTFFYPKLMTGMLFNPLD from the coding sequence ATGCCCGAAATTATACCTTTTAACGGGATTCTTTATAGTCCCGAACTGCTGAAAAGCGCATCAGAGTTGATTTGCCCTCCTTATGATGTCATTTCGGCAGCTTTTCAGCAGCGCCTCTACGGCAGCTCACCCTACAACGCCATACGTCTTGAACTGCCACTCGAGGCCGATCCCTACAGCGCAGCCGCAGAGCGTCTCGCTGAGTGGCTTCAGGGTGGTGAACTGCAGAACGATTCCGTTCCGGCCATTTATCCCTATTTTCAGACTTTTGAGGATTCCGACGGCGTTTCGCATACCCGCTGCGGTTTTTTTGCCGCCATGCGCCTGTATGATTTTTCGGAAAAGAAGGTACTGCCTCACGAAAAAACCCTTTCAGGTCCCAAGGCCGATCGGCTCAACCTCTTCAGAAAAACGAAGACCAACATCAGCGGCATATTCGGTCTCTATGCCGATGAAAGCAAAACTGCGGATTGCCTGATGAAAGCTTTCACCGAGAGCCATGAGCCGATTGTTGATGCACATTTCGAGGGAGTGAGCAACCGGCTGTGGCGCATCACTGATCCGGAGATTGTCGGCCAGTTCCAGCAGTCGCTGCAGGATCGAGCGGTCTATATTGCTGATGGCCATCACCGTTATGATACCGGCGTCAACTATCGCAATGAGCGTGCGGCAGCGAACCCTTCTCATACCGGCCAGGAGCCCTATAACTTTATTTTGACCTATCTGGCCAACATTCATGACGAAGGGCTGCTGATTTTCCCGATCCATCGCCTTGTGCACAGCCTCGAAGGGTTCGATGCCGCTTTGCTGAAGTCGCGTCTTGCAGAGTTTTTTACCGTAACCGAACTGCATGACAGAGCCGCACTGAAGGCATTTCTTGATGGAGAGCCATCGAGTTATGCTTACGGCGTTGTCACTTCCGGCATGGTTCTTGGTATTTGCCTGAAAACCGATCCAAAGCCCCTGCTTGATCCTGCCCGTCCGGAAGCTCTGCAACGCCTCGGTCTGGTGCTTCTGCACGATCTTATCTTGTTCAGATTGCTTGGCATCTCCCAGGAGGCGATGGCAAAGCAGAGTAACCTGACGTATGTCAAGGATGACCGTGAAGTGTTCGACGCGATTGATTCCGGTAAGGTTCAGGTTGGATTTGTGGTCAAGCCAACGACCGTTGAGCAGGTTCTTTCCGTATCGGAGACGGGAGAGGTGATGCCGCAGAAATCGACCTTCTTTTACCCGAAACTGATGACCGGTATGCTTTTTAACCCGCTTGACTGA
- a CDS encoding ammonium transporter, with protein MRKKLLTTLLFLLAASLFQGTAHAADAVVTDTGTTSWMLTSTALVLLMVPGLAMFYGGLVRTKNVIGTMMHSFAAMVIIGVLWPMVGYALSFGPGVLGGFIGWDSKYFMLQGIDDTIMSTQIPEYVFAMFQGKFAIITPALIAGAFAERVNFKGYAVFIALWSIFVYSPICHWVWAADGFLFNLGAMGAIDFAGGTVVHISSGITALVAALYLGKRRGYPKNVMQPNNLVMTLIGAGLLWVGWFGFNAGSAIASNLATARALTVTQMAAASGAFTWMVIEIFHHGKATSLGVASGILAGLVAITPAAGVVQPVGAFALGMLASIFCYSAILLKSKLGYDDSLDAFGVHGVGGIVGAIALVFFIRPSWMADAAAKTADHSWTMWQQLGVQATAVGVTVVYAAVISFILLFLVEKTIGLRISEDDEMSGLDHSMHGEHGYGLINLN; from the coding sequence ATGAGAAAAAAACTTTTAACAACACTGCTGTTTCTGCTGGCAGCATCGTTGTTTCAGGGAACAGCTCATGCTGCTGATGCCGTGGTTACCGATACCGGAACAACGTCGTGGATGCTGACTTCTACAGCACTTGTTTTGCTTATGGTTCCTGGACTTGCCATGTTTTATGGCGGACTTGTCCGGACAAAGAATGTGATTGGTACCATGATGCACAGTTTTGCCGCTATGGTGATTATTGGTGTGCTCTGGCCGATGGTTGGCTATGCGCTGAGTTTCGGCCCCGGTGTTCTTGGCGGTTTTATCGGGTGGGACAGCAAGTATTTCATGTTGCAGGGGATTGATGACACGATTATGTCAACACAGATTCCTGAATATGTCTTTGCGATGTTCCAGGGTAAGTTTGCCATTATCACGCCCGCTCTGATTGCTGGTGCGTTTGCTGAAAGGGTTAATTTCAAGGGGTATGCAGTATTTATTGCTCTCTGGAGTATTTTTGTCTACAGTCCGATTTGCCATTGGGTCTGGGCGGCTGATGGTTTCCTTTTTAATCTTGGAGCAATGGGTGCCATTGATTTTGCCGGTGGTACTGTTGTGCATATCTCTTCGGGTATTACCGCGCTTGTTGCTGCACTCTATCTTGGTAAAAGACGTGGTTATCCAAAAAATGTCATGCAACCGAACAACCTGGTGATGACTTTGATTGGCGCGGGTCTTTTGTGGGTCGGCTGGTTCGGGTTTAACGCTGGAAGTGCTATTGCGAGTAACCTTGCCACTGCCCGTGCTTTGACAGTGACCCAGATGGCTGCGGCTTCAGGTGCATTTACCTGGATGGTCATTGAGATTTTTCATCATGGTAAAGCAACCAGCCTTGGTGTTGCTTCAGGGATTCTTGCAGGTCTTGTTGCCATCACACCTGCCGCTGGTGTTGTACAGCCTGTTGGTGCGTTTGCGCTCGGTATGCTGGCTTCAATATTCTGTTACTCTGCAATTTTGCTCAAGAGCAAGCTTGGTTATGATGACAGCCTTGATGCTTTTGGTGTCCATGGTGTCGGTGGTATTGTTGGCGCTATTGCGCTTGTGTTTTTTATTCGTCCGTCATGGATGGCCGATGCTGCAGCGAAAACGGCTGATCATAGCTGGACGATGTGGCAGCAGCTTGGTGTTCAGGCAACAGCCGTAGGAGTGACGGTTGTCTATGCTGCAGTGATCTCTTTCATTCTGCTTTTCCTTGTTGAAAAAACAATCGGCCTTCGTATTTCCGAAGATGATGAAATGTCCGGTCTCGATCACAGCATGCACGGTGAGCATGGATATGGTCTTATCAACCTTAACTAA
- the gyrA gene encoding DNA gyrase subunit A — MQRERIVPISIEEEMRGSYLDYSMSVIVSRALPDVRDGLKPVHRRVLFGMHELGLQAGKPHKKSARVVGEVLGKFHPHGDTAVYDSLVRLVQEFSMRYPLIDGQGNFGSVDGDSPAAMRYTEVRMKSIAGEMLKDLDKATVDFSLNFDDSLEEPTVLPSAIPNLLANGSSGIAVGMATNIPPQNLREVVDGMIALIANPELEVADLMKYVIAPDFPTGGIIYGYEGVRSAYMTGRGKVVIRARAIVEITPKNSRESIVVTELPYQVNKVRLIEKIVELVHDKKIEGIADIRDESDRDGMRLVIELKRDAVAMVVLNNLYKHTPMQDTFGVIMLALVDGVPRILNLKEMMVYYIKHRNEIVLRRTQFDLATAEKRAHILEGLKICLDNLDEVISTIRESPDASTAQERLIERFGLSELQSKAILEMRLQRLTGMERKKIDLEYTEVLAFIEELRFILGSPEKQMQIIREELLKVREVYGDERRTEIVPQEGDFSIEDMIAQEDVVITITHEGFIKRFPVSGYRRQARGGKGVTGAQAKHDDFVEHMFIASTHNYILFFTNRGRCHWLKVYEIPEAGRAARGRALANIMELQQGEKIRAYINIRNFDEPGFIVMATTNGIVKKTPLEDFSHPRKNGIAAITIDEHDELLDARLTDGDHQIILAKNSGFVVRFPEAEIRSMGRTAMGVKGITLDEGEKCISMVTTKRFDTALLAVTDNGFGKRSRVEDYRLTRRGARGVITLKAHEKVGALIGLLDVNDDDDLIIITAQGIVNRQHVSDIRLTGRNTSGVRLVRLMAGDIISALARVPKSDEEVDSDVLLEDPDGQIDLF; from the coding sequence ATGCAGCGCGAAAGAATAGTCCCGATCAGTATTGAAGAAGAAATGCGGGGTTCTTATCTCGATTATTCGATGTCGGTCATTGTCAGTCGTGCGCTGCCCGATGTGCGGGATGGACTGAAGCCGGTTCACCGAAGGGTTCTTTTCGGTATGCACGAACTTGGTCTGCAGGCAGGTAAACCGCATAAAAAGTCTGCCCGTGTTGTTGGTGAAGTGCTTGGCAAGTTCCATCCCCATGGCGATACCGCTGTCTACGACAGTCTTGTGCGTCTGGTGCAGGAGTTTTCCATGCGTTATCCCCTGATTGACGGTCAGGGAAACTTTGGTTCGGTTGATGGTGACTCTCCTGCTGCCATGCGATACACGGAGGTGCGCATGAAGAGCATTGCCGGGGAAATGCTGAAGGATCTCGACAAGGCTACCGTTGACTTTTCCCTTAATTTTGATGACTCGCTTGAGGAGCCTACGGTTCTTCCGTCGGCGATACCCAACCTCCTTGCGAATGGTTCGTCAGGTATTGCGGTCGGTATGGCAACCAATATTCCACCCCAGAATCTCCGGGAGGTTGTTGATGGCATGATCGCCCTGATTGCAAATCCGGAACTGGAAGTGGCTGATCTCATGAAATATGTGATCGCACCTGATTTTCCAACTGGCGGAATTATTTATGGTTATGAGGGTGTTCGTTCGGCTTATATGACCGGCAGGGGTAAGGTTGTGATCCGGGCGCGGGCCATTGTTGAGATTACTCCGAAAAACAGTCGGGAATCGATTGTTGTTACAGAGCTTCCTTATCAGGTGAACAAGGTGCGGCTGATCGAGAAAATCGTTGAGCTGGTGCACGATAAAAAAATTGAAGGTATTGCCGATATCCGCGATGAGTCTGACCGTGACGGCATGAGGCTGGTGATTGAGCTGAAGCGGGATGCTGTGGCTATGGTTGTTCTGAATAACCTGTACAAGCATACCCCGATGCAGGATACGTTCGGGGTGATCATGCTTGCGCTGGTTGATGGGGTGCCGAGGATCCTCAATCTCAAGGAGATGATGGTCTATTATATCAAGCATCGCAATGAGATTGTTCTGCGCCGTACACAATTTGACCTTGCGACAGCCGAAAAGCGGGCCCATATTCTTGAAGGACTGAAGATCTGTCTTGATAACCTTGACGAGGTGATTTCAACGATTCGTGAATCACCGGATGCCTCAACGGCTCAGGAGAGGCTCATTGAGCGTTTCGGACTGTCGGAGTTGCAGTCGAAGGCTATTCTTGAGATGCGTCTGCAGCGTCTGACCGGGATGGAGCGCAAGAAGATCGATCTGGAGTACACGGAGGTACTTGCCTTTATTGAGGAGCTGCGCTTTATTCTCGGCAGTCCTGAGAAACAGATGCAGATTATCCGCGAAGAGTTGCTGAAGGTCAGGGAGGTCTATGGTGATGAACGCCGGACTGAAATTGTGCCGCAGGAGGGTGATTTCTCCATCGAAGATATGATTGCCCAGGAAGATGTGGTGATCACCATTACCCATGAGGGCTTTATCAAGCGTTTCCCGGTTTCGGGTTATCGCCGCCAGGCACGGGGTGGCAAAGGGGTCACAGGGGCTCAGGCCAAGCATGACGATTTTGTCGAGCATATGTTTATTGCCTCGACCCATAATTATATACTCTTCTTCACCAACAGGGGCCGTTGTCACTGGCTGAAAGTGTACGAAATTCCTGAAGCTGGACGTGCTGCGAGGGGTCGTGCGCTGGCCAATATCATGGAGTTGCAGCAGGGCGAGAAAATCAGAGCCTACATCAATATCCGCAATTTTGATGAGCCGGGGTTCATTGTCATGGCGACGACCAATGGTATCGTGAAAAAAACACCGCTTGAAGATTTTTCTCATCCAAGAAAGAATGGTATTGCTGCCATTACTATTGATGAGCATGATGAGCTGCTTGATGCCCGTCTGACTGATGGTGATCATCAGATTATTCTGGCCAAGAATTCCGGTTTTGTCGTACGCTTTCCCGAGGCTGAGATCCGCTCGATGGGACGTACTGCCATGGGCGTCAAGGGTATCACGCTTGACGAGGGTGAGAAGTGTATTTCAATGGTGACCACCAAGCGCTTCGATACGGCGCTGCTTGCTGTTACCGATAACGGTTTTGGCAAGAGAAGTCGTGTGGAGGATTATCGACTGACGCGGCGCGGTGCTCGCGGGGTTATTACCCTTAAGGCTCATGAAAAGGTTGGTGCACTGATTGGTCTGTTGGATGTCAATGATGACGACGATCTGATCATCATTACAGCTCAGGGTATCGTGAATCGCCAGCATGTCTCCGATATACGGTTGACTGGCAGGAACACTTCCGGAGTCAGGCTTGTCAGGCTGATGGCCGGGGATATCATTTCTGCTCTGGCGCGAGTGCCGAAGAGCGATGAAGAGGTTGATTCTGATGTGCTTCTGGAAGATCCTGATGGTCAGATTGACCTGTTTTAA
- a CDS encoding AbrB/MazE/SpoVT family DNA-binding domain-containing protein, with product MTQLIIHKDKMQEALMRFLSTIQTDEIRLEFDDKHFFAEPVQGKSVLDILAEQAEDMGPEDLSLNVDHYLYGLSKRSEK from the coding sequence ATGACACAGCTTATTATTCATAAAGATAAGATGCAGGAAGCTCTGATGCGTTTTTTGAGCACTATCCAAACTGATGAGATTCGTCTGGAATTTGATGACAAGCATTTTTTTGCTGAACCAGTTCAGGGAAAATCGGTTCTGGATATTTTGGCAGAGCAGGCGGAGGATATGGGTCCGGAAGATTTATCCCTTAATGTGGACCACTATCTTTACGGACTATCTAAAAGGTCGGAAAAATGA
- the rsfS gene encoding ribosome silencing factor — protein sequence MSSLKEEEMVSATQVKEVAVGELLARRAAELALEKKCEEVKILDLRGLTSVTDYFVIVTADSDRKAKAAAEHIIDELKVDGERPMHVEGMDSMHWILLDYIDVVVHIFMPDERHFYDLESLWSDAPVITLS from the coding sequence ATGAGTAGCTTGAAAGAGGAAGAGATGGTGAGTGCCACACAGGTAAAAGAGGTAGCTGTTGGTGAGCTGCTGGCAAGAAGGGCTGCTGAGCTGGCGCTGGAAAAAAAGTGTGAAGAGGTCAAGATTCTTGATCTCCGGGGTTTGACATCGGTTACCGATTATTTTGTGATTGTGACTGCCGATTCTGATCGTAAGGCAAAGGCCGCAGCGGAGCATATTATTGATGAGCTCAAGGTTGATGGCGAGCGTCCGATGCATGTTGAGGGAATGGATTCCATGCACTGGATTCTCCTGGACTATATCGATGTTGTTGTGCATATTTTTATGCCGGATGAGCGCCATTTTTATGACCTTGAATCCCTCTGGTCGGATGCACCTGTAATTACACTGAGCTGA
- a CDS encoding P-II family nitrogen regulator yields the protein MKLITAIIQPDRLDHVREALIQADITRITVSRVTGHGRQEDIEIYRGQKIAPNLIPKIRLDIAVNNEFVDITVDTIISAASHGVGEIGDGKIFITPLEECIRIRTRERGGKAI from the coding sequence ATGAAACTTATTACAGCAATCATTCAGCCTGACAGGCTCGATCATGTGCGCGAGGCACTGATTCAGGCAGATATAACAAGGATTACCGTCAGTCGTGTAACTGGCCATGGCCGACAGGAGGATATTGAGATATACCGCGGCCAGAAAATAGCGCCAAACCTGATTCCAAAAATCCGACTTGATATTGCCGTCAATAATGAGTTTGTCGATATAACGGTCGATACCATCATTAGCGCTGCAAGTCATGGTGTTGGTGAAATCGGTGACGGGAAGATCTTTATCACCCCGCTTGAAGAGTGCATCCGTATCAGAACAAGGGAGCGTGGCGGAAAGGCGATATAA
- a CDS encoding type II toxin-antitoxin system VapC family toxin, translated as MIYFLDTSYLVALTHSRDQFHQEAVSISKTLIQPIRLVTTSAVLMEFANMLSSPHLRGKAFNYIQLLKNDIHTEIVCVSEEQFESGLIMFGKYHDKEWGLVDCLSFLVMKEKGITLALTSDDHFEQAGFTTLLQL; from the coding sequence ATGATCTATTTCCTTGATACATCCTATCTGGTTGCCCTGACTCACAGTAGAGATCAATTTCATCAAGAGGCTGTAAGCATAAGTAAAACACTCATACAGCCGATCCGACTTGTTACAACTTCAGCGGTTCTCATGGAGTTTGCCAACATGCTTTCTTCTCCTCATCTTCGAGGCAAAGCGTTCAATTATATTCAATTACTGAAGAATGACATTCATACCGAAATTGTTTGTGTTTCTGAGGAGCAGTTTGAATCAGGGTTGATAATGTTCGGGAAATATCATGACAAAGAATGGGGTTTGGTGGATTGCCTATCATTCCTTGTCATGAAAGAAAAAGGAATTACACTCGCCTTGACTTCTGATGACCATTTTGAACAGGCCGGTTTTACGACTTTATTACAACTCTGA
- a CDS encoding tetratricopeptide repeat protein, with protein sequence MKKILCCIPLVTALMLLTVGITLAESANSSFNLGFEKHQQGDLPTAIRLYSKAIEINPAFAMAFQMRGIAQQQLKKYPQAISDYTMAITFGDNAFKSVNYYNRGIVKNMTGDFTGAIVDFSQTIALDRKMAEAFFHRGIAKSKIGDLAGRFDDFRNAALLRDHNAERWLNTYYPGWRELPPSPAP encoded by the coding sequence ATGAAAAAGATTTTGTGTTGTATCCCTCTTGTCACAGCGTTGATGCTGCTGACGGTCGGCATCACGTTGGCAGAATCGGCCAACAGCTCTTTTAACCTCGGATTTGAAAAGCATCAGCAAGGCGACCTTCCCACAGCCATAAGATTGTATTCAAAAGCCATTGAAATTAACCCCGCATTTGCCATGGCATTCCAAATGCGGGGCATCGCACAGCAGCAGTTAAAAAAATATCCGCAAGCCATCAGCGACTACACCATGGCGATAACCTTTGGTGACAACGCTTTCAAAAGTGTCAACTACTACAACCGGGGTATCGTAAAAAACATGACCGGCGATTTTACCGGGGCAATTGTTGATTTTTCCCAGACCATTGCGCTCGACAGAAAAATGGCTGAGGCATTTTTCCACAGAGGCATCGCAAAAAGTAAAATCGGTGACCTCGCCGGACGCTTTGATGACTTCCGCAATGCGGCACTCCTGCGCGATCATAACGCAGAAAGATGGCTGAACACCTATTATCCTGGATGGCGAGAACTGCCACCCTCTCCCGCGCCATAA
- the tsaE gene encoding tRNA (adenosine(37)-N6)-threonylcarbamoyltransferase complex ATPase subunit type 1 TsaE — MTEEFLSLSAEESCQYARRFAATLQPGDMVSLCGQLGAGKTEFMRGVTEYFNCDDQLSSPTFPLLNIYEGSLDGEPVTLHHFDLYRINSQQELEGIGFDEYLSSGDFSFVEWADRFPEYATRYTVTVTLEYAGNDSRRIVIKRKS, encoded by the coding sequence ATGACCGAAGAGTTTCTCTCCCTCTCCGCTGAAGAGAGCTGCCAGTATGCCCGCCGGTTTGCTGCAACCCTTCAGCCTGGCGACATGGTTTCGCTCTGTGGACAGCTCGGCGCGGGCAAAACCGAGTTCATGCGGGGGGTTACGGAGTATTTCAACTGCGACGACCAGCTCTCAAGTCCCACCTTTCCCCTTTTGAACATCTATGAGGGCTCTCTTGATGGCGAGCCGGTAACGCTGCACCATTTCGATCTCTACAGGATCAACTCACAGCAGGAGCTTGAAGGGATTGGTTTCGACGAATATCTCTCCAGCGGTGATTTTTCCTTTGTAGAGTGGGCTGACCGTTTTCCGGAATATGCTACGCGCTATACCGTAACCGTCACCCTTGAATATGCCGGGAACGACAGCCGCAGAATTGTTATTAAACGCAAATCGTGA
- the tsaB gene encoding tRNA (adenosine(37)-N6)-threonylcarbamoyltransferase complex dimerization subunit type 1 TsaB has product MNILAIECTHAALSVAVTNAGVVTEARSADWKKAAETLVPLIEQVMAESALDLKQLDSIAISSGPGSFTALRIGMAIAKGVAYGLGIPLVPVPTMPAMAASLHAESGSIMAVIPSRKGEYYYASYFPEELASGLWHDEVKRGSAADVVAAISLVNGGAVVVGRGLNELIPLLADSGAVYREADLFSARSLFPAALRLFAGADAAELNGVTPDYRQMFTPNGGN; this is encoded by the coding sequence ATGAATATTCTTGCCATAGAGTGCACCCATGCGGCCCTTAGTGTTGCGGTCACGAACGCCGGTGTCGTTACCGAAGCCCGGAGCGCCGACTGGAAGAAGGCTGCTGAAACACTTGTTCCCTTGATCGAACAGGTGATGGCAGAAAGCGCTCTCGATCTCAAACAGCTCGACTCCATCGCTATTTCATCCGGCCCCGGCTCCTTTACCGCACTGCGTATCGGGATGGCTATTGCCAAAGGGGTTGCCTATGGCCTCGGAATCCCGCTTGTTCCGGTGCCCACCATGCCGGCAATGGCCGCCTCACTGCATGCTGAATCCGGTTCCATAATGGCGGTTATTCCATCCCGCAAAGGGGAGTATTACTATGCGTCGTATTTCCCTGAGGAGCTTGCTTCAGGCCTCTGGCACGATGAGGTCAAGCGAGGTTCTGCTGCTGATGTTGTGGCTGCCATTTCTTTAGTTAATGGTGGAGCCGTTGTTGTCGGGCGTGGACTCAATGAGCTTATCCCGTTGCTCGCCGATTCCGGTGCGGTTTACAGGGAGGCAGATCTCTTTTCCGCCAGATCCCTTTTCCCCGCAGCCCTAAGGCTCTTTGCCGGGGCCGATGCCGCAGAGCTTAACGGAGTTACCCCCGATTACCGGCAGATGTTTACTCCCAATGGCGGAAATTGA